One stretch of Halobaculum marinum DNA includes these proteins:
- a CDS encoding HAD family hydrolase produces the protein MSGDYTAYDAVVFDLDGTLVDLVVDWQAVADDAIAMFERNGHDVAGAGLWDLLERADDDGLRPELEAVIAGHEVPGAEASERLAHADHLPLTVPTGVCSLNCEAACRTALDRHDLSTHVESVVGRDSVATYKPDPEPLEATLRDLGADPDAALFVGDSERDAVTAERAGVDFRWV, from the coding sequence ATGTCCGGCGACTACACCGCCTACGACGCGGTCGTGTTCGACCTCGACGGCACGCTCGTCGACCTCGTCGTCGACTGGCAAGCGGTCGCCGACGATGCGATCGCGATGTTCGAACGGAACGGGCACGACGTCGCGGGCGCCGGCCTCTGGGACCTGCTCGAACGGGCGGACGACGACGGGCTTCGACCGGAGTTGGAGGCGGTGATCGCGGGCCACGAGGTGCCCGGCGCCGAGGCGTCCGAGCGTCTCGCCCACGCCGACCACCTCCCCTTGACGGTCCCCACCGGCGTCTGCTCGCTCAACTGCGAGGCGGCGTGTCGGACGGCGCTCGACCGACACGACCTGTCCACGCACGTCGAGAGCGTCGTCGGGCGCGACTCGGTGGCGACGTACAAGCCCGACCCCGAGCCGCTGGAGGCGACGCTGCGTGACCTCGGCGCCGACCCCGACGCGGCGCTGTTCGTCGGTGACTCCGAACGCGACGCCGTGACCGCAGAGCGGGCTGGCGTCGACTTCCGCTGGGTCTGA
- the panB gene encoding 3-methyl-2-oxobutanoate hydroxymethyltransferase, translating into MVTTRELRERPADEPITMLTAYDAPTAEIVDEAGIDVILVGDSMGNAVLGHDSTLPVTLEEMHSRTAAVARATDDALVVADMPFLSFGVDEADSIENAGRMLKEADADAVKLESGPHTVELTRRLTQLGIPVMAHLGLTPQHVNELGGYQRQGTDPDAAERLLELARDHEEAGAFSLVLEHVPANLAAQVTDALDIPTIGIGAGPDTDGQVLVITDVLGLDEWSPPFSKQYADLRGVVTDAVTAYKEEVENGDFPADEHSHVESDVDDVY; encoded by the coding sequence ATGGTCACCACGCGGGAGCTCCGGGAGCGCCCGGCCGACGAGCCGATCACGATGCTCACGGCGTACGACGCACCGACGGCCGAAATCGTGGACGAAGCGGGAATCGACGTGATCCTCGTCGGCGACTCGATGGGCAACGCCGTCCTCGGCCACGACTCGACGCTCCCGGTGACGCTGGAGGAGATGCACAGTCGAACCGCCGCCGTCGCTCGAGCGACCGACGACGCGCTCGTCGTCGCGGACATGCCGTTCCTCTCGTTCGGCGTCGACGAGGCAGACAGCATCGAGAACGCCGGGCGGATGTTGAAGGAGGCAGACGCCGACGCCGTGAAGCTCGAATCCGGGCCGCACACGGTCGAGTTGACCCGGCGGCTCACGCAACTGGGCATCCCGGTGATGGCGCACCTCGGACTCACCCCACAACACGTGAACGAACTGGGCGGCTACCAGCGACAGGGGACCGACCCCGACGCGGCGGAGCGACTGCTGGAGTTGGCCCGCGACCACGAGGAGGCGGGCGCCTTCTCGCTGGTGCTCGAACACGTCCCCGCGAACCTGGCCGCACAGGTCACCGACGCGCTCGACATCCCCACGATCGGTATCGGCGCCGGCCCCGACACGGACGGGCAGGTGCTCGTCATCACGGACGTCCTCGGCCTCGACGAGTGGTCGCCGCCGTTCTCGAAGCAGTACGCCGACCTGCGTGGCGTCGTGACCGACGCCGTCACGGCGTACAAAGAAGAGGTCGAGAACGGCGACTTCCCGGCGGACGAGCACAGCCACGTCGAGTCCGACGTGGACGACGTGTACTGA
- a CDS encoding alpha/beta fold hydrolase — protein MEQTTTEHHGRRVAYRYGGDGGGGDDAGLLCVHGSGGTSEVWAGQFRLTDHSPVAALDLSGHGDSDDVRAEPGPETLEAYATDVEAVAEATGSSVLVGHSLGGAVAMWAALELDLDLDGLVLTGTGAKLTVLEDLLVWLQDDFDRAVEFLHGPDRLFHDVDERTLDQSRAAMRDAGRAVVERDFRTCHEFDVRDRLDEIQVPTLAVVGEHDGLTPVSYHEALADAIPECDLAVLDDAAHMAMAERPAAFNDTVGDFLDGL, from the coding sequence ATGGAACAAACGACGACCGAGCACCACGGTCGGCGCGTTGCGTACCGGTACGGCGGCGACGGCGGTGGCGGCGACGACGCCGGTCTCCTGTGTGTACACGGCAGCGGCGGGACGAGCGAGGTGTGGGCGGGGCAGTTCCGACTGACGGATCACAGCCCCGTCGCAGCGCTCGACCTCAGCGGCCACGGAGACAGCGACGACGTGCGTGCCGAGCCAGGTCCCGAGACGTTGGAGGCGTACGCCACAGACGTGGAGGCCGTCGCCGAGGCGACCGGTTCCTCCGTGCTGGTGGGGCACTCGCTGGGGGGCGCCGTCGCGATGTGGGCAGCGCTGGAGTTGGATCTCGACCTCGACGGCCTCGTCCTGACGGGCACCGGCGCGAAGTTGACCGTGCTCGAAGACCTGCTCGTGTGGCTCCAGGACGACTTCGACCGCGCCGTCGAGTTCCTCCACGGCCCGGACCGTCTCTTCCACGACGTCGACGAGCGGACACTCGATCAGTCGCGAGCGGCGATGCGCGACGCCGGGCGCGCGGTCGTCGAGCGCGACTTCCGCACCTGCCACGAGTTCGACGTGCGCGACCGCCTCGACGAGATCCAGGTGCCGACGCTCGCGGTCGTGGGCGAACACGACGGCCTCACACCGGTCAGCTACCACGAGGCGCTCGCCGACGCAATCCCCGAGTGCGACCTCGCGGTGCTGGACGACGCCGCACACATGGCGATGGCCGAGCGACCCGCGGCGTTCAACGACACCGTCGGCGACTTCCTCGACGGACTGTAG
- a CDS encoding type IV pilin N-terminal domain-containing protein, which yields MTDRGVSPVIGVVLMVAIVALLGAVVGSMALGFDDRLGEPAPQVALDVTTYAADGADNSGRPYIEIHHRAGDIADGTEVFIRDESGNEIAWSTVWTAGPTVGPGSYAHIDGCGSDAALDVISAEGQSYTVLFRKDGRTLVVYEVSVPAPPESVGC from the coding sequence ATGACCGACCGTGGCGTCTCGCCGGTCATCGGCGTCGTCCTCATGGTGGCGATCGTCGCCCTGCTTGGGGCCGTCGTCGGCAGCATGGCGCTGGGGTTCGACGACCGACTCGGCGAGCCCGCGCCACAGGTCGCGCTCGACGTGACGACCTACGCCGCCGACGGCGCGGACAACTCCGGCAGACCGTACATCGAGATCCACCATCGGGCGGGCGACATCGCCGACGGGACGGAGGTGTTCATCCGCGACGAGTCAGGCAACGAGATCGCCTGGAGCACCGTGTGGACCGCCGGGCCGACCGTCGGCCCGGGGTCGTACGCCCACATCGACGGCTGCGGGAGCGACGCCGCCCTCGACGTGATCTCCGCTGAGGGTCAGTCGTACACGGTCCTGTTCCGCAAGGACGGTCGGACACTCGTCGTCTACGAGGTGAGCGTCCCCGCCCCGCCCGAGAGCGTCGGGTGCTGA
- a CDS encoding CDC48 family AAA ATPase, producing the protein MKLTVKPLKQKDAGRRLAAIDRVAAEELDLSGGDYIRIEGESTAIARVWPGYPEDDETGVVRIDGQLRQEAGVGIDDRVVVEAADVEPAERITIALPQQFGIRGNVGSIIRDKLSGQPVTQGQTIRFPLGLGLMGGGSQAVPLKIASTKPSGTVVITDSTEVDISEKPAEQIVDSAGGAGAESPDVTYEDIGGLDSELEQVREMIELPMRHPELFKRLGIEPPKGVLLHGPPGTGKTLIAKAVANEIDAHFQTLSGPEIMSKYYGESEEQLREVFEEAAENAPAIVFMDELDSIAPKREEAGGDVERRVVAQLLSLMDGLEERGEVVVIGATNRVDAIDPALRRGGRFDREIEVGVPDRDGRKEILQVHTRNMPLADGIDIDEYAETTHGFVGADLESLAKEAGMNALRRIRPQIDLEDDEIDAEVLESIQVTGADMKEALKGIEPSALREVFVEVPDVTWEDVGGLEGTKERLRETIQWPLDYPEVFEAMDMESAKGVLMYGPPGTGKTLLAKAVANESESNFISVKGPELLNKYVGESEKGVREIFSKARENAPTVIFFDEIDAIATERGRNSSDSGVSERVVSQLLTELDGLETLEDVVVIATTNRPDLIDNALLRPGRLDRHVHVPVPDEDGRRRIFAVHTEHKPLADDVDLERLARKTKGYVGADIEAVCREASMNATREFIQSVSPEEMNESVGNVRVTMAHFEEALEEVNPSVTEETKQRYEEIEQRFQNREAREEQETELGRTFQ; encoded by the coding sequence ATGAAACTCACTGTCAAACCCCTGAAGCAGAAGGACGCTGGCCGGCGCCTCGCCGCGATCGACCGCGTCGCAGCCGAGGAACTCGACCTGTCGGGTGGCGACTACATCCGCATCGAGGGTGAGTCGACGGCGATCGCGCGCGTCTGGCCGGGCTACCCTGAGGACGACGAGACGGGCGTCGTCCGCATCGACGGCCAACTCCGGCAGGAGGCCGGCGTCGGCATCGACGACCGCGTCGTCGTCGAAGCGGCGGACGTCGAGCCTGCAGAGCGCATCACCATCGCCCTCCCCCAGCAGTTCGGTATCCGCGGGAACGTCGGCTCGATCATCCGAGACAAGCTCTCGGGTCAGCCCGTCACGCAGGGCCAGACGATCCGCTTCCCCCTCGGACTCGGGCTGATGGGCGGCGGTTCGCAGGCTGTCCCCCTGAAGATCGCGTCCACGAAGCCGTCCGGCACGGTTGTCATCACCGACTCCACGGAGGTCGACATCTCCGAGAAGCCCGCCGAACAGATCGTCGACAGCGCCGGCGGCGCGGGCGCGGAGTCGCCCGACGTGACCTACGAGGACATCGGCGGCCTCGACAGCGAACTGGAGCAGGTCCGCGAGATGATCGAGCTCCCGATGCGTCACCCGGAGCTGTTCAAACGCCTCGGCATCGAGCCGCCGAAGGGCGTCCTCCTGCACGGCCCGCCGGGCACCGGGAAGACGCTGATCGCGAAGGCCGTCGCCAACGAGATCGACGCCCACTTCCAGACCCTCTCGGGCCCCGAGATCATGTCGAAGTACTACGGGGAGTCCGAGGAGCAACTGCGCGAGGTGTTCGAGGAGGCCGCCGAGAACGCCCCCGCGATCGTCTTCATGGACGAGTTGGACTCCATCGCGCCCAAGCGCGAGGAGGCCGGTGGTGACGTGGAGCGCCGCGTCGTCGCGCAACTACTGTCGCTGATGGACGGGCTTGAGGAGCGCGGCGAGGTCGTGGTCATCGGCGCGACGAACCGCGTCGACGCCATCGACCCCGCGCTGCGTCGCGGCGGTCGCTTCGACCGCGAGATCGAGGTCGGCGTCCCGGACCGCGACGGTCGCAAGGAGATCCTCCAGGTCCACACCCGGAACATGCCGTTGGCCGACGGCATCGACATCGACGAGTACGCCGAGACGACCCACGGCTTCGTCGGCGCCGACCTCGAGAGCCTCGCGAAAGAGGCCGGCATGAACGCGCTGCGGCGCATCCGCCCGCAGATCGACCTCGAGGACGACGAGATCGACGCCGAGGTGCTGGAGTCGATCCAGGTGACCGGCGCCGACATGAAGGAGGCGCTCAAGGGCATCGAGCCGTCCGCGCTCCGCGAGGTGTTCGTCGAGGTCCCCGACGTGACCTGGGAGGACGTCGGTGGGCTGGAGGGCACCAAAGAGCGCCTCCGTGAGACGATCCAGTGGCCACTCGACTACCCCGAGGTGTTCGAGGCGATGGACATGGAGTCCGCCAAGGGCGTGCTCATGTACGGCCCGCCCGGGACGGGGAAGACCCTGCTCGCGAAGGCCGTCGCCAACGAGTCTGAGTCCAACTTCATCTCCGTGAAGGGGCCGGAACTGCTGAACAAGTACGTGGGCGAGTCCGAGAAGGGCGTCCGCGAGATCTTCAGCAAGGCCCGCGAGAACGCGCCGACCGTCATCTTCTTCGACGAGATCGACGCGATCGCGACCGAGCGCGGCCGCAACTCTAGCGACTCGGGCGTCTCCGAGCGCGTCGTCTCACAGCTCCTGACGGAGCTCGACGGACTGGAGACGCTGGAGGACGTGGTCGTCATCGCGACGACGAACCGCCCGGACCTCATCGACAACGCACTCCTGCGCCCGGGACGGCTCGACCGTCACGTGCACGTGCCCGTCCCCGACGAGGACGGTCGCCGTCGGATCTTCGCGGTCCACACCGAGCACAAGCCGCTGGCCGACGACGTCGACCTCGAACGCCTTGCGCGCAAGACGAAGGGGTACGTCGGCGCCGACATCGAGGCGGTGTGCCGCGAGGCGTCGATGAACGCGACCCGGGAGTTCATCCAGTCGGTGTCGCCCGAGGAGATGAACGAGTCCGTCGGCAACGTCCGCGTCACGATGGCGCACTTCGAGGAGGCGCTGGAAGAGGTGAACCCCTCGGTCACCGAGGAGACGAAGCAGCGCTACGAGGAGATCGAACAGCGCTTCCAGAACCGCGAGGCGCGTGAGGAACAGGAGACGGAACTGGGCCGCACGTTCCAGTAA
- a CDS encoding DUF5822 domain-containing protein: protein MPERVETTDPDGVDYGWVMQATFVVTVTLGSILVAALSVFVTLPTWGARASFAIRVGAVIWIVTALGAYYYEKNVRAE, encoded by the coding sequence GTGCCAGAGCGCGTCGAGACGACCGATCCGGACGGGGTCGACTACGGCTGGGTGATGCAGGCGACGTTCGTCGTCACGGTCACGCTCGGATCGATTCTGGTCGCCGCACTCTCGGTGTTCGTGACGCTCCCGACGTGGGGAGCGCGCGCATCCTTCGCCATCCGCGTCGGCGCAGTCATCTGGATCGTGACCGCGCTCGGCGCCTACTACTACGAGAAGAACGTCCGCGCCGAGTGA
- a CDS encoding acyl-CoA dehydrogenase family protein — translation MAHANADAYGHSPSMLTDEERAIREVVREVAVEELRPGAQAADETETFPEEAWDKLAELDLTGLTTPEEYGGFDADRSTYAVVNEELAYGQLAVATALSVHCLATSCIANFGSEAVREEWLPDMVDGRPVGAFCLSEPGAGSNPAQMQTTAERDGDEYVLNGEKQWITNGERAGVYIVFAKTDADDQGSITQFLVPADYDGVEVGKKEEKLGLRASDTVGMQFSDVRVPEEYRLTEEGRGLSAALKTLTGGRIAIAAQAVGLAQAAFDEAREYAHQREQFDAPIAEIEAVRNKFAEMGTKVQASRLLVREAARQADAGEDPRLAASMAKYFASESAVDVTNEAVQIHGGYGYMSEFDVERFYRDSKITTIYEGTTEIQKTIIARELL, via the coding sequence ATGGCACACGCGAACGCGGACGCGTACGGGCACTCCCCGTCGATGCTCACCGACGAAGAGCGTGCGATCCGCGAGGTGGTCCGGGAGGTCGCCGTCGAGGAACTCCGGCCGGGGGCCCAGGCGGCCGACGAGACGGAGACGTTCCCCGAGGAAGCGTGGGACAAACTCGCCGAGTTGGACCTCACTGGGCTGACGACGCCCGAGGAGTACGGCGGCTTCGACGCCGACCGGTCGACGTACGCGGTCGTCAACGAGGAGTTAGCGTACGGCCAGTTGGCCGTCGCGACCGCGCTGTCGGTCCACTGCCTCGCGACCTCCTGTATCGCGAACTTCGGGTCGGAGGCGGTGCGCGAGGAGTGGCTCCCGGACATGGTCGACGGGCGGCCAGTCGGCGCGTTCTGTCTCTCGGAACCGGGCGCCGGTTCGAACCCGGCACAGATGCAGACGACCGCCGAGCGCGACGGCGACGAGTACGTCCTGAACGGCGAGAAGCAGTGGATCACGAACGGCGAGCGCGCGGGCGTCTACATCGTGTTCGCGAAGACCGACGCCGACGACCAGGGGTCGATCACGCAGTTCCTCGTCCCCGCCGACTACGACGGCGTCGAGGTCGGCAAGAAGGAGGAGAAGCTCGGCCTGCGCGCCTCCGACACCGTCGGGATGCAGTTCTCCGACGTGCGCGTCCCCGAGGAGTACCGACTCACCGAGGAGGGACGCGGGCTCTCCGCGGCCCTGAAGACGCTCACGGGCGGTCGGATCGCAATCGCCGCACAGGCCGTCGGACTCGCACAGGCGGCGTTCGACGAGGCCCGCGAGTACGCCCACCAGCGCGAACAGTTCGACGCGCCGATCGCCGAAATCGAGGCGGTCCGCAACAAGTTCGCGGAGATGGGGACGAAGGTGCAGGCGTCGCGCCTACTCGTCCGTGAGGCCGCGCGGCAGGCCGACGCCGGCGAGGACCCGCGACTGGCGGCGTCGATGGCGAAGTACTTCGCAAGCGAGTCCGCGGTCGACGTGACGAACGAGGCGGTCCAGATCCACGGCGGTTACGGCTACATGAGCGAGTTCGACGTGGAGCGGTTCTACCGCGACTCGAAGATCACGACCATCTACGAGGGGACGACCGAGATTCAGAAGACGATCATCGCGCGGGAGCTCCTGTAG
- a CDS encoding DUF7127 family protein: MTQRHTTDRRERFVRRYDYEDGTVVAADLDAADDDVHVDTLDGSAIVVIDRGDGEEEFEFALPGPAASVDIENGVLTIRIS, from the coding sequence ATGACTCAACGTCACACTACCGACCGTCGCGAGCGGTTTGTTCGCCGGTACGACTACGAGGATGGGACCGTCGTCGCGGCGGACCTAGACGCGGCCGACGACGACGTACACGTCGACACCCTCGACGGGTCGGCGATCGTGGTCATCGACCGGGGGGACGGCGAGGAGGAGTTCGAGTTCGCGCTCCCCGGGCCGGCCGCAAGCGTTGACATCGAGAACGGCGTACTTACGATCCGCATCTCATGA